TCACATCCCCATCGTCACAGAAGTAGAAGAAGATAACGAGATTAAAGTAGCCATTATCGGCCGCCCCAATGTCGGCAAATCCAGTTTATTAAATGCTTTTGTGGGCGAAGAAAGGTCAATTGTTAGCCCCATTTCTGGCACAACACGCGATGCTATTGATACCGTAATTTCACGCAACGATCAAGTTTATCGCCTCATTGACACCGCCGGTATTCGCAGAAAAAAACAAATAGACTACGGTACAGAATTCTTTAGCATTAACCGTGCCTTCAAAGCGATTCGCCGCGCCGATGTGGTTTTAATGGTCATTGATGCCTTAGATGGAGTCACAGACCAAGACCAAAAATTAGCCGGGCGGATTATCGACGAAGGTCGAGCTTGTATTATCGTCGTCAATAAATGGGATGCGATTGAAAAAGACTCATATACCATTTACGACTACGAAAAAACTATAGAATCCCGGTTGCACTTTACAGAATGGGCAGAAACCATTTTTGTCAGTGCCTCTACAGGACAACGGGTAGACAAGATTTTAGACTTGGTAAATGAAGCAGCTGAATCACACAAACGCCGTGTGAGTACATCTGTAATCAACGAAGTCCTCACAGACGCTGTGAGTTGGCATTCACCCCCAGCTTCTAGGGGCGGTCGTCAGGGCAAAATCTATTATGGGACTCAAGTGGGTATCCAACCCCCAACCATCGCCCTATTCGTCAACGAAGCCAAACGCTTTAATGATAACTACCGCCGTTACATTGAAAGACAATTCCGCAAACAATTAGGGTTTAAAGGCACACCCATGCGTTTACTGTGGCGCAGTAAAAAGGTGCGGGAGATGGAAGTTGGTAGTGTTAACAGAGCAACTCGCGTTAAATAAGCTCATAGAGACCCGATTAATTGTGTCTGTACAAGTTGAGTAGGGTGTGTTATGCCGTAGGCTAACGCACCTTATAGAATTAGTGCATTGCCGCGTTACTAATTTTGCCATACAGCTAACAAATATAGTAGCGTTGCTTTCTTCTGCTTACTCAGCACTCAGCACTCAGAAAAGACATGGATTTATTGCGATCGCTACCACTAGGACTATACTTAGAACAGCCGCAAACTTGGCTACACAAACTCGATCCGCGTGTGAAAATAGCTTGGTTGATGAGCTTTCTCACCAGCTACACCTTTGCTAATAACGAGTGGCGAATACTACTGGTTGCATTATTAATTTTTTTGACTGTCATCGCCAGAATTCCTCGGCGAGTCTGGAAACAGCAAATGGGCTGGCTGTTAACCCTGGCGCTGTTTGTTTTCCTCTTGATCAGCATCAGTCCTGATGGTTTGGGTGTAAAATATCAACCACGCCTACCAACTAACCCACAAATCTTAACTCAGCCAGCAAACCCCAGTAATACCAATATTGTTCCAGCACCAACAGGCGAAAACCAAGGCTACAGCTACATCCTATTTCATAAAGGGCCAGTCAAAGTAACTCGCCGCTCAATTGATTTAGCCATCAGAGTTAGTACGATTATATTTACCGTGATTTACAGCAGTAACCTGTATTTGCTGACAACTGCACCCGAAGAAATCACCACGGCTATAGAAAGCTTAATGCAGCCCCTGCGACGCTTCAAAGTCCCCGTCACTGAAATTACTCTAACTTTAACTTTGTCCTTGCGATTTATCCCCCTAGTTCTCGAAGAAGTGCAAAATTTAATTCGCTCTGTGATGACCAGGGCAATTAATTGGAAAAAACTGGGGTTAAAAGGAGCCGTCAAAGTTTGGATGACAGTCGCAGAGAGACTATTAAAGAATCTTCTCTTACGCGCCGAACAAATGGCTAGTGCAATGATGGTGCGCGGCTTCACTAGCCCCAATGAACATCAAGTCAAATGGCACGAATTACGCCTCAAAGCCAGAGATTGGCTAGCGATCGCTATCCTCACCCTATTTTGGGGTGCTAGACTAGTTCTAGGAAATTTGGCTTAATCCCCTCATCCTCTTGGCTAATTTGCTCCAGAGAGCGATAATTATGGCAATATGGAAAGAAGCCAGAGCAACAGACATAACTAATTGCCTTTGTGATCTATCTGTTGTGCAGTTTTACGTTGCTACTGCCAACTTCATCTGCCATTCAGAACAAAAGCAAGGTTTTGATAACTGCCGAAAAGTTGCCAGAATCACTTATTTTCGCATCAGCTAACCAATCATTCTGGCGAAAGGGGTGTATTATCTTCTGAACATTTGTACTGAACTGCGAAAAGATATATACTCCTACCCTGACTATTAAATGAATCCAGAGAACTTAGAAACTTACATAAATCATCCAACTTGGGGTTTACTTTATCGGATCTGCATGGTCGATGATCAACAGGATTTGTTCACTACTCTTTATGCCCAACGTTTGTTTTTTTTGGTTGCAAACGACATTAAAGGAATCAAATTTCAGTCTATAGGACGTACTGAAGCTAGAATGTTGTTAGAAAATCGCTTGCGTACTCTACGCCGCACTGGTCAATCCCAGGAGTACGAGCAACTTCAAAGTGTTTTCCAACGCACATTCCAATGACTAGTTCCATTAGCGAACGTATTACCACTATTAGGGCTTCACTACCCCCTTCAGTCCGGTTGATTGCTGTGAGCAAAACCTTTCCGGCTGAGGACATTCGGGCTGCTTACAACGCCGGAATTCGCGATTTTGGCGAGAACCGTATCCAAGAAGCTGCCAGTAAACAAGCCGAGTTACAAGATTTACCGGATATTACCTGGCACTTTATTGGAGGGTTGCAAAGCAATAAAGCCAAAAAAGCCCTGGAATTATTTGATTGGATTCATTCCGTGGACAATTTAAAACTGGCGCAGCGCTTAAATCAATTGGCGCAACAGCTAGGAGTCACTCCTCAAGTTTGTCTACAAGTGAAAATTCTCCCTGACCCTAATAAGTCGGGTTGGACTGTCCCAGAATTATTAGCTGACTTAGACGCTCTCAACCAGTGTAAAAATTTACAAATTCAGGGTTTGATGACAATTCCGCCTTTGGGCTTGAATGACACTGAAATAATTAGTGTATTTAATGCCACACATAAATTAGCCCAAGAAATCGAGGAGCAAAACTGGTCTCACCTGAAAATGCCCGAACTATCAATGGGTATGTCAGGAGACTACCAATTAGCAGTGCAAGCTGGAGCAACGATGGTCAGATTAGGAACCATCTTATTTGGTAAGCGCACTTAGGGTATGAGCCATCAATTTTTGGTTCTGGTATCAATAGCACTAGGGATAAAATACAGAGAAAATTGCCTGACTACCGATGCAATATAATACAAAAAATCTTTCTTACCCCAAGTGACTACCCAGAAACAAACAGGGGAAAGTCACCTTTATTTATCAGAATCATTAGGCTATAATCTTGACTCAATTATTGTGTCTGAGTTAATCTACAGGCGTTCCCCAAAATGTCATTCATCAACCCTAATTGTAATAGAAGCTACAAACAGCGATAAAATTACTAAGTTGTCTGACCTTTGTAGCAATCAAGTCCGGTTACATTAACTCATAGCCAAAGCAATCAGGGCAACTTTTATCAGGAGCATAACAATGAACAACATATTTACTAAACTCCGAGACTTTGTAGGTCTCAATGAGCCAGTGGAATACGAGTACTACGAAGAAGAAGCCGATACAGACCCTGGTAATTACCAAAATCTGTATCAAGAACAAAATCCCCAACCACCAGCAACCGCAGCAGAAGCCACTGCTCAAAATCGACGCTGGCGAGAACCCATAACGACAATGGGTGATGATGTAGCCGCAGGATCAAAGTCTACGATGGGAAATGTGATTAGTATGCCAGGAGCGATTAACGGGATTTCAGAAGTTTTAGTCCTTGAACCTCGTACATTTGAAGAAATGCCCCAGGCAATTCAAGCACTCAGAGAGCGGAAATCAGTTGTGTTAAACTTGACGATCATGGACCCGGATCAAGCACAACGGGCAGTTGATTTTGTCGCAGGTGGAACTTACGCACTCGATGGGCATCAAGAGCGCATCGGAGAAAGCATCTTTTTGTTTACACCCAGTTGTGTGCAAGTCAGCACCCAAGGTGGAGTTATTCATGAAGTACCACAAACACCCGCTCGTCCTGCACGTCCCCCAAGTAGTTCCAATCAAGCCTGGGGCAACGACGTTAACCGCATGGTACAGTAAGGTTCAATTAGTCAAAAGTTCAGCCACCGAAATTTTTGATAATTGTACGGGCGGGTTTAACGAGACATGGTATTGTACCATAAATTAATAGGTTAAACCTGCTCTTATTGACTATTGACTATATAACTTAATGACTATTAAATTTGGCTTAATTGGTGGCGGAGTCATGGGAGAAGCGCTGTTATCCCGCCTGATT
The window above is part of the Nodularia spumigena CCY9414 genome. Proteins encoded here:
- the der gene encoding ribosome biogenesis GTPase Der — its product is MGLPIVAIIGRPNVGKSTLVNRLAGEQTAIVHDEPGVTRDRTYMPSYWRDRDFLVVDTGGLVFNDDTEFLPLIRQQALTALSQASAAILVVDGQTGLTGSDQEIATWLRQQPVPVLLAVNKCESPDQGAVQASEFWGLGLGEPYPISAIHGSGTGELLDELISHIPIVTEVEEDNEIKVAIIGRPNVGKSSLLNAFVGEERSIVSPISGTTRDAIDTVISRNDQVYRLIDTAGIRRKKQIDYGTEFFSINRAFKAIRRADVVLMVIDALDGVTDQDQKLAGRIIDEGRACIIVVNKWDAIEKDSYTIYDYEKTIESRLHFTEWAETIFVSASTGQRVDKILDLVNEAAESHKRRVSTSVINEVLTDAVSWHSPPASRGGRQGKIYYGTQVGIQPPTIALFVNEAKRFNDNYRRYIERQFRKQLGFKGTPMRLLWRSKKVREMEVGSVNRATRVK
- a CDS encoding energy-coupling factor transporter transmembrane component T family protein, whose protein sequence is MDLLRSLPLGLYLEQPQTWLHKLDPRVKIAWLMSFLTSYTFANNEWRILLVALLIFLTVIARIPRRVWKQQMGWLLTLALFVFLLISISPDGLGVKYQPRLPTNPQILTQPANPSNTNIVPAPTGENQGYSYILFHKGPVKVTRRSIDLAIRVSTIIFTVIYSSNLYLLTTAPEEITTAIESLMQPLRRFKVPVTEITLTLTLSLRFIPLVLEEVQNLIRSVMTRAINWKKLGLKGAVKVWMTVAERLLKNLLLRAEQMASAMMVRGFTSPNEHQVKWHELRLKARDWLAIAILTLFWGARLVLGNLA
- the pipX gene encoding transcriptional coactivator PipX; its protein translation is MNPENLETYINHPTWGLLYRICMVDDQQDLFTTLYAQRLFFLVANDIKGIKFQSIGRTEARMLLENRLRTLRRTGQSQEYEQLQSVFQRTFQ
- a CDS encoding YggS family pyridoxal phosphate-dependent enzyme; the protein is MTSSISERITTIRASLPPSVRLIAVSKTFPAEDIRAAYNAGIRDFGENRIQEAASKQAELQDLPDITWHFIGGLQSNKAKKALELFDWIHSVDNLKLAQRLNQLAQQLGVTPQVCLQVKILPDPNKSGWTVPELLADLDALNQCKNLQIQGLMTIPPLGLNDTEIISVFNATHKLAQEIEEQNWSHLKMPELSMGMSGDYQLAVQAGATMVRLGTILFGKRT
- a CDS encoding cell division protein SepF; the encoded protein is MNNIFTKLRDFVGLNEPVEYEYYEEEADTDPGNYQNLYQEQNPQPPATAAEATAQNRRWREPITTMGDDVAAGSKSTMGNVISMPGAINGISEVLVLEPRTFEEMPQAIQALRERKSVVLNLTIMDPDQAQRAVDFVAGGTYALDGHQERIGESIFLFTPSCVQVSTQGGVIHEVPQTPARPARPPSSSNQAWGNDVNRMVQ